From a region of the Enterobacter cancerogenus genome:
- a CDS encoding TolC family outer membrane protein, with protein MSILPTNLLFKISAGLALISLAINPAVANNGQAAFAPVAATTLKESILFAIDRDPSVSQQAAQLGIGQAQIDEARSGWMPQISLNGSTGHSQTTDSSGSLRNSAAWGLSLTQLIYDFGKTNNSISQASSQRDSYRFQLMRTLSDVAEKTALSYVEVKRYADLLQAARENVQALKNVEKLATLRADAGVSSTSDELQTRTRIAGMQATVEQYTAALNSARARLAVLTGMQAERYSPVPARLAIEQDAVNRIDYASIPAVMAAQNMEKAAQYGIETAKSQHWPTLSLKAGRTRYESDNRSYWDDQIQLNVDAPLYQGGAVSARVRQAEGARAMAASQVDQARFDVLQKASVAQADWTGALGRREAGKRQLESALRARDVYKNEYTLSKRSINDLLSVEQDVWQAISAKIMAEYDGWSAAINYASAVDNLMPLVGIETNTAAKLPDLS; from the coding sequence ATGTCTATATTGCCAACAAACCTATTATTTAAAATATCCGCCGGACTGGCGTTAATTTCGCTGGCGATTAATCCGGCAGTGGCGAATAACGGCCAGGCGGCATTTGCTCCCGTCGCGGCAACTACCTTAAAAGAAAGTATCCTTTTTGCTATCGACCGCGACCCGTCCGTTAGCCAGCAGGCCGCACAGTTGGGCATTGGTCAGGCGCAAATAGATGAAGCGCGCAGCGGCTGGATGCCGCAAATATCCCTGAACGGCAGCACCGGCCATAGCCAAACCACCGACTCCAGCGGGTCGCTGCGCAATTCTGCCGCCTGGGGATTAAGCCTGACGCAGCTGATCTACGATTTCGGTAAGACCAACAATAGCATCAGCCAGGCCTCATCCCAGCGGGACAGCTATCGCTTTCAGTTGATGAGAACGTTATCTGATGTGGCCGAAAAAACGGCGCTGAGCTATGTCGAAGTGAAACGCTATGCTGACCTCCTTCAGGCCGCCAGAGAAAACGTCCAGGCGCTTAAAAACGTTGAGAAACTGGCAACCCTTCGTGCGGATGCGGGGGTGAGTTCGACCTCGGATGAACTTCAGACCCGCACGCGGATTGCCGGGATGCAGGCCACCGTTGAGCAATATACCGCTGCGTTAAACAGCGCCCGCGCCAGGCTTGCGGTACTGACGGGGATGCAGGCCGAACGGTACTCACCGGTTCCCGCCAGACTGGCCATTGAGCAGGACGCCGTTAACCGCATTGATTACGCCTCGATCCCGGCGGTCATGGCCGCGCAGAATATGGAAAAGGCCGCGCAGTACGGGATCGAAACCGCAAAGTCTCAGCACTGGCCAACGCTGAGCCTGAAAGCAGGCCGTACGCGCTATGAGTCAGATAACCGCTCATACTGGGACGATCAGATCCAGCTGAATGTTGATGCCCCGCTTTATCAGGGCGGCGCGGTATCGGCCCGGGTACGCCAGGCGGAAGGTGCGCGCGCAATGGCCGCTTCGCAGGTAGATCAGGCGCGTTTTGACGTGCTGCAAAAAGCCTCTGTGGCGCAGGCGGACTGGACCGGCGCGCTCGGCAGAAGAGAGGCGGGCAAACGGCAGCTTGAGAGCGCGCTCCGCGCCCGGGATGTCTACAAAAATGAATACACCCTGAGCAAGCGCAGCATTAACGATTTGCTCAGCGTAGAACAGGATGTCTGGCAGGCCATTTCCGCGAAAATAATGGCGGAATATGATGGCTGGAGCGCCGCAATTAATTACGCCTCTGCGGTGGATAATCTCATGCCGCTGGTCGGAATAGAGACAAATACCGCGGCGAAATTACCGGATTTGAGTTAA
- a CDS encoding DeoR/GlpR family DNA-binding transcription regulator translates to MHKTARQKYLLDILSEQGQASIVDLAEKLQVSADTVRRDLTDLAKQGLAQKNHGGAIALNLSAMNRQGRNTLLPKIKQQLGKRVAQSVPTGSTLFLDAGSTMLAVANVLKGPLTVITPSLDIAQCFSEREDIELILLGGKWDHQQRLFAGSATLALLSRYRADIAILGACAIHAQLGLSASTEADAEVKRAMLAASHEHWIVADHMKLNRCEPYLVSGLSGIHQLFLDRPWPELGDGGAMQVTLAEAQ, encoded by the coding sequence ATGCATAAAACGGCCAGACAAAAGTATCTGCTTGATATCCTGAGCGAACAGGGCCAGGCCAGCATCGTCGACCTTGCTGAAAAGCTGCAGGTTTCTGCCGATACGGTTCGCCGCGATCTGACGGACCTCGCAAAACAGGGGCTGGCGCAGAAGAATCACGGCGGTGCTATTGCGCTTAATTTGTCAGCCATGAATCGTCAGGGGCGGAATACCTTGCTGCCGAAGATCAAGCAGCAGTTGGGTAAACGGGTCGCGCAAAGCGTGCCAACGGGGTCGACGCTGTTCCTTGATGCCGGCAGCACGATGCTGGCGGTGGCGAACGTCCTTAAGGGGCCGCTAACGGTTATCACCCCTTCTCTTGATATCGCCCAGTGCTTTAGCGAGCGGGAGGATATCGAGCTTATCCTGCTTGGCGGAAAATGGGATCACCAGCAGCGCCTGTTTGCCGGTAGCGCCACACTCGCTCTGCTGTCGCGCTATCGGGCAGACATTGCCATCCTCGGTGCCTGCGCCATTCATGCGCAGCTTGGCTTAAGCGCCAGCACGGAGGCTGATGCCGAGGTCAAACGCGCCATGCTGGCTGCGAGCCATGAGCACTGGATCGTGGCAGACCATATGAAGCTCAACCGCTGCGAACCCTATCTGGTTTCCGGGCTATCCGGCATTCATCAACTGTTTTTAGATCGTCCCTGGCCCGAGCTTGGGGACGGTGGCGCCATGCAAGTGACCCTTGCAGAGGCACAATAA
- a CDS encoding oxidoreductase, which yields MNKVNGKTINIALIGYGFVGKTFHAPLIQSIDGLKLAVVSSRDAEKVKRDIADVIVVATPEEAIQHPDVDLVVIASPNATHAPLATLALNAGKHVVVDKPFTLDMQEARDLIALAEEKQRLLSVFHNRRWDSDFLGIKQVIEQGSLGNVKHFEAHIDRFRPEVRARWREQNVPGSGLWFDLGPHLIDQTLQLFGLPQSVQGNIATLRDGAEINDWAHVVLNYPSHKVILHCSMLVAGGATRFAVHGDKASVLKARIDQQEAQLLAGIVPGSATWGEDDDDMVLFDASGEPHPVKTPKGDQRQYYINVRDALFGKMDNPVHPVEALAVMAVLEAAVKSSETGSTETLELTADEVARLN from the coding sequence ATGAATAAGGTTAACGGTAAGACAATCAACATTGCGCTGATCGGGTATGGCTTTGTCGGCAAAACCTTCCATGCGCCGCTGATCCAGTCCATCGACGGGCTGAAGCTGGCAGTCGTCTCCTCCCGGGATGCCGAAAAGGTTAAACGCGATATTGCAGACGTTATCGTGGTGGCGACGCCTGAAGAGGCCATTCAGCACCCCGATGTCGACCTGGTAGTAATCGCCTCTCCGAATGCGACGCATGCCCCGCTGGCAACGCTGGCCCTGAATGCAGGCAAACATGTTGTGGTCGATAAACCCTTTACCCTCGACATGCAGGAAGCCCGCGATCTGATTGCGCTGGCGGAAGAAAAACAGCGCCTGCTCTCCGTTTTCCACAATCGCCGCTGGGACAGCGACTTCCTCGGCATCAAGCAGGTCATTGAGCAAGGCAGCCTGGGCAACGTGAAGCACTTCGAGGCGCACATCGACCGCTTCCGCCCGGAGGTTCGCGCACGCTGGAGAGAGCAAAATGTCCCTGGCAGCGGCCTGTGGTTCGATCTGGGGCCACATCTGATCGACCAGACGCTGCAGCTTTTCGGCCTTCCGCAGTCCGTGCAAGGCAACATCGCCACCCTGCGTGACGGGGCGGAGATTAACGACTGGGCGCATGTGGTGCTCAACTACCCGTCGCATAAGGTTATTTTGCATTGCAGCATGCTGGTCGCTGGCGGCGCGACGCGCTTTGCCGTTCACGGTGACAAGGCCAGCGTGCTGAAAGCCAGAATCGATCAGCAGGAAGCCCAGCTGCTGGCAGGTATTGTGCCGGGCAGCGCGACGTGGGGCGAAGACGATGATGATATGGTGCTGTTTGATGCCAGCGGTGAGCCGCACCCGGTAAAAACCCCGAAAGGCGATCAGCGCCAGTATTACATTAACGTGCGTGATGCGTTGTTCGGCAAAATGGATAATCCGGTACACCCCGTTGAGGCGCTGGCGGTGATGGCCGTGCTGGAAGCGGCAGTGAAATCATCTGAGACAGGGTCAACCGAGACGCTGGAGCTGACGGCAGATGAAGTTGCCCGTCTGAACTAA
- the cybB gene encoding cytochrome b561: MRTKYTGLQIGIHWLVFLLVIVAYCAMEFRGYFPRSDRPLINMIHVSCGISILVLMVARLLIRLKFPAPPIQPKPKAMVTGLSHLGHLIIYLLFIALPLIGIVMMYNRGNDWFAFGLVMPHAAEGNFDVVDMLKTWHVTLANLGYFVIGLHAFAALLHHYYWKDNTLLRMMPKKRQ; this comes from the coding sequence ATGCGCACTAAATATACGGGCCTGCAAATAGGTATTCACTGGCTGGTGTTTTTGTTGGTTATCGTGGCCTATTGCGCCATGGAGTTTCGGGGCTATTTCCCGCGCAGCGATCGCCCGCTGATCAACATGATCCACGTCTCCTGTGGCATCTCCATTCTGGTGCTGATGGTGGCGCGCCTGCTTATCCGCCTTAAATTCCCGGCACCGCCCATTCAGCCGAAGCCGAAAGCGATGGTAACCGGCCTGTCGCATCTTGGGCACCTGATTATTTATCTGCTGTTTATCGCGCTGCCGTTGATTGGCATTGTCATGATGTATAACCGCGGCAATGACTGGTTTGCATTTGGCCTGGTGATGCCGCATGCGGCAGAGGGCAATTTTGACGTCGTGGACATGCTGAAAACGTGGCACGTCACGCTCGCAAACCTGGGTTATTTCGTTATTGGCCTGCACGCCTTTGCGGCGCTGCTGCACCACTACTACTGGAAGGACAACACGCTCCTGCGCATGATGCCGAAAAAGCGTCAGTAA
- the gap gene encoding type I glyceraldehyde-3-phosphate dehydrogenase: protein MSKIGINGFGRIGRLVLRRLLETQDSNTVVAINDLTSPKVLAYLLKHDSNYGGFPWSVDFTEDSLIVDGKTISVYAEKEAKHIPWKAAGVDIVVECTGFYTSEEKSRAHLDAGAKKVLISAPAGEMKTIVFNVNDDTLDANDTIVSVASCTTNCLAPLAKALHDAFGIKVGTMTTIHAYTGTQALVDGPRGKDLRASRAAAENIIPHTTGAAKAIGLVIPALSGKLKGHAQRVPVKTGSVTELVAILEKKVTVEDIHAALKKATQGNKSFGYTDEEIVSSDVIGSHFGSVFDATQTEVSEAGDVQLVKAVAWYDNEYGFVTQLVRTLDKFASL from the coding sequence ATGAGTAAAATTGGCATTAATGGATTTGGACGCATTGGACGCCTTGTACTTCGTCGCCTTCTTGAAACCCAGGACAGCAACACCGTGGTCGCCATCAACGACCTGACCTCACCGAAAGTGCTGGCCTACCTGCTCAAGCATGACTCCAACTACGGCGGATTCCCGTGGAGCGTCGATTTCACCGAAGATTCGCTGATCGTCGATGGCAAAACCATTTCGGTTTACGCCGAAAAAGAGGCGAAGCATATTCCGTGGAAAGCCGCAGGCGTTGATATCGTGGTCGAATGCACCGGTTTTTACACCTCGGAAGAGAAATCCCGCGCGCACCTGGATGCAGGGGCGAAAAAAGTGCTGATCTCCGCCCCGGCGGGCGAGATGAAAACCATCGTGTTTAACGTTAACGACGACACCCTCGACGCGAACGACACGATTGTTTCCGTGGCCTCGTGCACCACCAACTGTCTGGCCCCGCTGGCGAAAGCGCTTCACGACGCCTTTGGCATTAAGGTGGGCACCATGACCACCATTCACGCCTATACCGGGACGCAGGCGCTGGTGGATGGCCCACGTGGGAAAGATCTGCGGGCCTCCCGGGCGGCGGCGGAGAATATCATTCCGCACACCACCGGTGCGGCGAAAGCCATCGGGCTGGTGATCCCGGCGCTGAGCGGAAAACTGAAAGGCCACGCGCAGCGTGTCCCGGTTAAAACCGGTTCCGTAACCGAGCTGGTGGCGATCCTCGAGAAAAAGGTGACGGTGGAGGATATTCATGCCGCGCTGAAAAAAGCGACGCAGGGCAACAAATCATTCGGTTATACCGATGAAGAGATTGTCTCCTCGGATGTGATTGGCTCGCACTTTGGCTCGGTGTTTGACGCCACCCAGACGGAAGTCAGCGAGGCGGGCGACGTTCAGCTGGTGAAAGCCGTCGCCTGGTATGACAACGAATACGGGTTTGTTACGCAGCTGGTGCGTACCCTGGACAAATTCGCTTCACTGTAA
- the aldA gene encoding aldehyde dehydrogenase, which translates to MTVPVQHPMYIDGQFVAWQGDAWIDVINPATEEVISRIPDGSADDARKAIDAAERAQAGWEALPAIERANWLRKISAGIRERVSEISALIVAEGGKIQQLAEVEVNFTADYIDYMAEWARRYEGEIIQSDRPGENILVFKRALGVTTGILPWNFPFFLIARKLAPALLTGNTIVIKPSEFTPNNAIAFAKIVDDIGLPKGVFNLVLGRGETVGQELAGNPKVAMVSMTGSVGAGEKIMAAAAKNITKVGLELGGKAPAIVMDDADLELAVKAIVDSRVINTGQVCNCAERVYVQKGIYDRFVNRLGEAMKAVQFGNPAERTDIAMGPLINAAARERVEQKVARAVQEGAKVVLGGKTVEGKGYFYPPTLLLDVHQDMAIMHEETFGPVLPVVAFDTLEEALAMANDSDYGLTSSIYTRDLNVAMKAIKGLKFGETYINRENFEAMQGFHAGWRKSGIGGADGKHGLNEYLQTQVVYLQS; encoded by the coding sequence ATGACAGTACCCGTACAACATCCTATGTATATCGATGGACAGTTTGTGGCCTGGCAGGGTGACGCCTGGATTGACGTCATCAACCCGGCAACCGAAGAGGTCATTTCCCGTATTCCCGATGGCAGCGCCGACGATGCCCGAAAAGCCATTGACGCCGCCGAACGTGCGCAGGCGGGCTGGGAGGCGCTGCCTGCGATTGAGCGTGCAAACTGGCTGCGCAAAATTTCCGCCGGGATCCGCGAGCGCGTCAGCGAAATCAGCGCCCTGATTGTCGCCGAAGGGGGAAAGATCCAGCAGCTGGCGGAAGTGGAAGTCAACTTCACGGCGGACTACATCGACTATATGGCCGAATGGGCGCGCCGCTACGAAGGAGAAATCATTCAGAGCGACCGTCCGGGCGAGAACATCCTCGTCTTCAAACGCGCCCTGGGGGTGACCACCGGGATCTTGCCGTGGAACTTCCCGTTCTTCCTGATCGCACGCAAGCTCGCGCCCGCACTGCTCACCGGCAACACCATCGTCATTAAACCGAGCGAGTTTACCCCCAACAACGCCATTGCCTTTGCCAAAATTGTCGATGATATCGGCCTGCCAAAAGGGGTTTTTAACCTGGTGCTGGGCCGTGGCGAAACCGTCGGCCAGGAGCTGGCAGGCAATCCGAAAGTGGCGATGGTCAGCATGACCGGAAGCGTCGGCGCGGGCGAGAAAATCATGGCCGCGGCGGCAAAAAACATTACCAAAGTCGGACTGGAACTCGGCGGTAAAGCGCCGGCCATCGTGATGGACGATGCGGATCTGGAGCTGGCGGTGAAAGCCATCGTTGACTCCCGCGTCATCAACACCGGGCAGGTGTGCAACTGCGCTGAGCGCGTGTACGTGCAAAAAGGCATTTACGACCGCTTTGTGAACCGTCTGGGTGAAGCGATGAAGGCAGTCCAGTTTGGCAATCCGGCAGAGCGCACGGACATTGCGATGGGGCCGCTGATCAACGCGGCCGCGCGTGAGCGTGTCGAGCAGAAGGTGGCGCGCGCGGTGCAGGAGGGGGCGAAGGTGGTGCTTGGCGGTAAAACCGTCGAGGGCAAAGGGTACTTTTATCCGCCAACCCTGCTGCTGGACGTGCATCAGGACATGGCGATTATGCATGAAGAGACCTTTGGCCCGGTGCTCCCCGTAGTGGCTTTCGACACGCTGGAGGAGGCGCTGGCCATGGCGAACGACAGCGACTACGGATTAACCTCGTCGATCTATACCCGTGATTTGAACGTCGCGATGAAAGCCATCAAGGGGCTGAAGTTTGGCGAGACCTATATTAACCGCGAAAACTTTGAAGCGATGCAGGGGTTCCATGCGGGGTGGCGTAAGTCCGGTATTGGCGGGGCGGATGGAAAACATGGCCTGAACGAATACCTCCAGACCCAGGTGGTCTATTTGCAGTCGTAA
- a CDS encoding YdcF family protein, which translates to MTLALFPCLPEATLNAANVAGRWLAQDDLQPNAPVDLVILAGNAVIPAIDAACRVASEQGVPLLISGGIGHSTTFLYAAIARHPRYNRIPTTGRAEAAILADIAREVWSIPPERILVEDQSTNCGENARFSWERIKQTGLTPERVLVVQDPTMQRRTMATFAHVCRDELAAPLFISHPGLTPVLQNSDNGLTFSGGHERLWPVERYVSLLLGELPRLWDDINGYGPAGRGFIVHVDFPAEVQAAWRILREDAILTEALESRSLI; encoded by the coding sequence ATGACACTGGCACTTTTTCCTTGTTTACCCGAGGCAACCCTGAATGCCGCTAACGTCGCAGGACGCTGGCTGGCGCAGGATGACCTGCAACCCAATGCGCCCGTCGATTTGGTTATTCTCGCGGGCAACGCGGTGATCCCGGCTATCGATGCGGCGTGCAGGGTGGCCTCGGAACAGGGTGTCCCGCTGCTGATAAGCGGTGGTATCGGACACTCCACCACCTTTTTATATGCTGCCATTGCGCGCCACCCGCGCTATAACCGCATTCCTACCACCGGGCGCGCGGAGGCGGCTATCCTGGCTGACATCGCCCGGGAGGTCTGGTCCATACCGCCCGAGCGCATCCTGGTGGAAGACCAGTCTACCAATTGCGGAGAGAATGCCCGCTTCAGCTGGGAGCGGATCAAACAGACGGGGCTGACGCCTGAACGTGTGCTGGTGGTACAGGACCCCACCATGCAGCGCCGCACCATGGCGACCTTTGCCCATGTATGTCGGGACGAACTGGCGGCCCCGCTATTCATCAGCCACCCCGGCCTGACGCCCGTTCTGCAAAACAGCGATAACGGCCTGACGTTCAGCGGCGGACACGAGAGGCTTTGGCCGGTCGAACGCTATGTTTCGCTGCTGCTGGGCGAGCTTCCGCGCTTGTGGGACGACATCAACGGCTATGGACCGGCGGGGCGTGGCTTTATCGTCCACGTGGATTTTCCTGCCGAGGTTCAAGCCGCATGGCGTATCCTGCGTGAGGATGCGATCCTTACCGAGGCGCTTGAAAGCCGTTCCCTTATCTAA